The following proteins are encoded in a genomic region of Spirosoma sp. SC4-14:
- a CDS encoding alpha-amylase family protein gives MNTTSVVPVMDKLIIYQIFTRLFGNQNTTNRSYGSRDENGVGKFNDINDEALRSIKRLGASHIWYTGILEHATQTDYSAYGIQPDDPAVVKGRAGSPYAVKDYYDVDPDLAVNVPDRMAEFEALVERTHVHGLKVIIDFVPNHVARQYRSDVKPDSVIDLGQNDDTSVRFSINNNFYYLPGETFVAPENGEESSSVRLHEFPAKITGSGSLTAAPDINDWYETVKLNYGFNVFDGSLNFNPIPATWHQMLDILLFWCGKGIDGFRCDMAHLVPVEFWHWAIARVRQQYPGLIFIAEIYDPGLYRPFIFEGGFDYLYDKVGLYDSLRALMEGHGSCYDLTRVWQQQSGDYAQHMLRFLETHDEQRIASRFFANDPWAAIPAMTLSATMHTGPYLLYFGQEIGVRAEGSEGFSGDDGRTTIFDYWGLPEWQGWINHGRYDGLGLSDNQQRLRAFYQQLNYLVNGSDAIQNGYFYDLQYVNDNGQSAGYDAHQLYSYLRYTDRQKLLIVCNFSNHNTYETTINIPAAVFSLMGLDPNRTLHFTDLFLTTTTIETVGKAGVPVLLSPQSVLVLEIKP, from the coding sequence ATGAATACAACGTCTGTTGTTCCAGTAATGGACAAACTGATTATTTACCAGATTTTTACGCGCCTGTTTGGCAATCAAAACACCACGAATCGTTCGTACGGCAGCCGCGACGAAAACGGTGTCGGGAAATTCAACGACATCAACGACGAGGCCCTGCGGTCTATTAAGCGACTGGGCGCATCGCACATCTGGTACACAGGCATTCTGGAACATGCTACCCAGACCGATTACTCTGCCTACGGGATTCAGCCCGACGATCCGGCCGTAGTGAAAGGGCGTGCTGGATCGCCTTATGCCGTTAAAGACTACTACGATGTCGACCCTGATCTGGCGGTAAATGTCCCCGACCGAATGGCTGAGTTCGAAGCACTGGTCGAACGTACGCACGTACATGGCCTGAAAGTGATCATCGATTTTGTGCCGAATCATGTTGCCCGCCAGTATCGTTCTGATGTAAAGCCTGATTCGGTAATTGACCTGGGGCAAAACGACGATACGTCGGTTCGGTTCTCGATCAACAACAATTTTTATTACCTGCCAGGCGAAACGTTTGTAGCACCCGAAAATGGGGAGGAGTCATCGTCGGTTCGATTACATGAGTTTCCGGCTAAAATAACGGGGAGTGGCTCCCTCACGGCAGCACCCGACATCAACGACTGGTATGAAACCGTAAAGCTCAATTACGGTTTCAACGTTTTCGACGGCAGTCTGAATTTCAACCCCATTCCGGCAACCTGGCATCAGATGCTCGATATATTGCTGTTCTGGTGTGGCAAAGGGATCGACGGTTTCCGGTGCGACATGGCCCATCTGGTTCCGGTAGAATTCTGGCACTGGGCCATTGCCAGAGTTCGGCAGCAATATCCCGGACTGATTTTTATTGCCGAAATCTACGATCCGGGCCTATACCGTCCCTTCATTTTTGAGGGTGGTTTCGATTACCTCTACGATAAGGTAGGCTTATATGATTCGCTGCGGGCACTGATGGAAGGCCACGGGTCCTGCTATGACCTTACCCGCGTGTGGCAACAACAATCCGGCGATTATGCCCAGCATATGCTGCGGTTCCTCGAAACGCACGACGAACAGCGGATAGCATCGCGTTTTTTTGCCAATGATCCCTGGGCGGCCATACCGGCAATGACGCTATCGGCAACAATGCACACGGGGCCTTATCTGTTGTATTTTGGTCAGGAAATTGGCGTACGGGCCGAGGGTAGCGAAGGGTTCAGTGGCGACGATGGACGAACAACAATATTCGACTACTGGGGTTTGCCCGAATGGCAGGGCTGGATTAATCATGGTCGCTACGACGGCCTGGGGCTGTCCGACAACCAGCAGCGGCTCCGGGCATTTTACCAGCAACTGAATTACCTGGTTAATGGCTCCGACGCTATCCAGAACGGCTATTTTTATGACCTTCAGTATGTCAACGATAACGGGCAAAGTGCGGGCTACGACGCCCATCAGCTCTATAGCTACCTACGCTATACCGACCGACAAAAACTACTGATCGTCTGCAATTTTTCGAACCACAATACCTACGAAACAACCATAAACATTCCGGCGGCCGTATTCAGCCTAATGGGACTGGACCCAAATCGGACATTGCATTTTACGGATCTGTTTCTGACCACCACCACTATAGAAACCGTTGGGAAAGCCGGTGTTCCTGTGTTACTTTCTCCCCAGAGTGTGTTAGTTTTAGAAATTAAACCCTAG
- a CDS encoding glycoside hydrolase family 13 protein — protein sequence MKKSILSLIIMLQLVGSGVLAQQAAIQRINPTNWWVGMKNPNLQLLVYGPDAGSLTYTINYPGVRLLKTHTAENPNYAFLDLTISPATKPGTIKIVGKRGSQMLTQPFVLKARDKSPKGQGVTAADFIYLAMPDRFANGDESNDKFADMADSNADRANPFYRHGGDLAGAAQHLDYLKDLGVTAIWFTPVLENNQPLTNEGGAMRSAYHGYGFTDHYAIDKRLGGNEAYKAFVKKAHDAGFRVVQDAVYNHVGVNHWILKDLPMKNWLHQWPTYTNTSYKYQSVTDPHGAERDRHVMLDGWFVPFLPDLNQSNPFVANFLIQHALWSVENFGVDAWRVDTYMYNDQPFMNRCNQALLDEYPKIHIFGESWVNNVVDQAYYTRNKIDFPFKSNQPGGLDFVLYSSMLDALKQKFSWDDGVNRFYQALAQDAVYQDPTRLVTFLDNHDTDRFLSVIGDDLDKYKIGITWLLTTRGIPSLYYGTEILMKNFKDPSDAEVRRDFPGGFPGDKENKFETAGRTDRENEAFQFVRKLATYRRNTPALHSGKLMQFLPQDGTYVYFRYDGAKTVMVATNTNDKELRLDTSRFAERMNGYSSARNVLTDQSIGDLKQINLPAKSALVLELIN from the coding sequence ATGAAAAAATCGATTTTAAGCCTGATTATTATGCTCCAGTTGGTAGGCTCTGGAGTTCTTGCACAGCAGGCGGCAATTCAACGGATCAACCCAACCAACTGGTGGGTGGGTATGAAAAATCCGAACCTGCAGTTGCTCGTTTACGGGCCAGATGCCGGTTCGTTGACGTATACGATCAACTATCCGGGTGTGCGTCTCCTGAAAACCCATACCGCCGAAAACCCCAATTATGCGTTTCTGGATCTGACCATTTCTCCTGCCACTAAACCCGGAACGATTAAGATTGTGGGCAAACGGGGTAGCCAGATGCTCACCCAGCCTTTTGTTCTGAAAGCCCGCGACAAATCGCCCAAAGGGCAAGGCGTTACGGCGGCCGATTTTATTTACCTGGCCATGCCCGACCGGTTTGCCAATGGCGACGAAAGCAACGATAAGTTTGCTGATATGGCCGACTCCAATGCCGACCGGGCGAACCCCTTCTATCGGCACGGTGGCGACCTGGCAGGCGCTGCCCAACATCTCGATTATCTGAAAGATCTCGGCGTAACGGCCATCTGGTTTACACCCGTTCTGGAAAACAATCAGCCACTCACCAACGAAGGCGGGGCCATGCGGTCGGCCTATCATGGATATGGCTTTACCGATCATTATGCCATCGATAAACGTCTGGGAGGCAATGAAGCCTACAAAGCCTTTGTGAAAAAAGCCCACGACGCTGGTTTTCGGGTTGTACAGGACGCGGTGTATAACCACGTTGGGGTTAATCACTGGATTCTGAAAGATTTGCCCATGAAAAACTGGTTGCATCAGTGGCCAACCTATACTAACACATCCTACAAATACCAGTCGGTGACCGACCCGCACGGGGCTGAACGCGATCGGCACGTGATGCTCGACGGCTGGTTCGTTCCCTTTTTGCCCGATTTGAATCAGAGCAATCCGTTTGTTGCTAATTTTCTGATTCAACACGCGCTCTGGTCAGTGGAAAATTTTGGCGTGGATGCCTGGCGGGTCGACACGTATATGTACAATGATCAGCCGTTTATGAATCGTTGCAATCAGGCATTGCTCGACGAGTATCCGAAGATTCACATCTTTGGCGAATCGTGGGTAAATAATGTTGTCGATCAGGCCTATTATACGCGCAATAAGATCGACTTCCCGTTTAAGTCGAATCAGCCGGGCGGCCTCGACTTTGTGCTCTATAGCTCAATGCTGGATGCGCTGAAACAAAAATTTAGCTGGGACGATGGCGTAAACCGGTTTTATCAGGCACTGGCTCAGGATGCTGTTTATCAGGACCCTACCCGGCTGGTTACCTTCCTGGATAACCATGATACCGACCGTTTTCTGTCGGTTATTGGCGACGATCTGGATAAATATAAAATCGGGATTACCTGGCTGCTTACTACCCGCGGCATTCCGTCGCTGTATTACGGAACCGAAATTCTGATGAAAAATTTTAAAGACCCGTCGGATGCCGAAGTGCGTCGCGATTTTCCGGGCGGATTTCCGGGCGATAAGGAAAATAAATTTGAAACCGCCGGCCGCACCGACCGCGAAAATGAGGCTTTTCAGTTTGTTCGGAAACTGGCTACGTACCGACGCAATACACCGGCTTTGCATTCGGGAAAGCTGATGCAGTTTTTGCCGCAGGATGGAACGTATGTTTATTTTCGCTACGACGGAGCTAAAACAGTGATGGTAGCCACAAATACCAATGATAAAGAACTACGGCTGGACACAAGCCGCTTTGCCGAACGAATGAACGGGTATTCGTCGGCTCGTAATGTACTGACCGACCAGTCTATTGGCGATCTGAAACAGATTAATCTGCCCGCCAAATCAGCGCTGGTGTTGGAGTTGATCAACTAA
- the creD gene encoding cell envelope integrity protein CreD, with protein MKETTDSQVPGSVLDRVNRWIRTSTMLKLAVIGFLVLVLLIPNGMLQSLISEREMTRNAAVAEVSNKWGAEQVIGGPILSVPYERVITAANGQIERISTYLHFFPDDLQVDGEIKPEKRSRGIFVVMLYNSQLTIRGSFRKPSLASLGIAEDAGLAHWDKAFLSLGVSDMKGIRDGIKMKVNNQVLSAEPGIPSSDILMAGVTAPIKLDADNYIFETKLNLNGSTQLSFLPFGKETRISLKSPWATPSFTGAYLPDKRVVKADGFQASWKVLEFNRNFPQQGMGDFLKKPDSQSFSDASAFGVKLLIPIDEYQKTMRSAKYGILFVILTFVSFFFIEILDRRRIHPVQYLLVGFAICLFYLLLLSISEYTSFDWAYLIGGCLVLALITFYVRYVFQNTRLTILFSAILALLYGFFYSLLQLEDYSLLLGSFGLLLILSVTMYLTRHVNWYQTYQAAETTA; from the coding sequence ATGAAAGAGACAACTGACTCCCAAGTTCCAGGCTCAGTGCTGGACCGTGTTAATCGCTGGATTCGTACATCAACTATGCTTAAACTGGCCGTTATTGGCTTTCTTGTTCTGGTGCTCCTGATTCCTAACGGGATGCTACAATCGTTAATTAGCGAACGCGAAATGACACGAAACGCTGCCGTAGCCGAAGTAAGCAATAAATGGGGAGCTGAGCAGGTAATTGGTGGGCCCATTCTGTCGGTTCCCTACGAACGCGTAATAACTGCAGCCAACGGTCAGATTGAGCGGATAAGCACGTATCTGCACTTTTTTCCAGACGATCTGCAGGTAGACGGCGAAATCAAGCCAGAAAAGCGGAGCCGGGGCATTTTTGTTGTCATGCTTTATAACTCGCAGCTTACCATACGGGGTAGCTTCCGAAAACCATCACTGGCTTCGCTGGGAATAGCCGAAGATGCCGGGCTGGCCCACTGGGATAAGGCATTCCTCTCGCTGGGCGTAAGTGATATGAAGGGGATTCGGGATGGCATTAAAATGAAAGTGAACAATCAGGTTCTATCGGCCGAACCGGGCATTCCCAGCAGCGATATTCTGATGGCAGGGGTCACCGCTCCCATCAAGTTGGACGCCGATAACTATATATTTGAAACCAAGCTGAACCTGAACGGAAGTACTCAGCTTAGCTTTTTGCCCTTCGGTAAAGAAACCCGGATTAGCCTCAAATCGCCCTGGGCTACTCCAAGTTTTACGGGTGCCTATCTGCCCGACAAGCGAGTTGTTAAGGCAGATGGCTTTCAGGCTTCGTGGAAAGTGCTGGAGTTCAATCGCAATTTTCCCCAGCAGGGTATGGGCGATTTTTTAAAGAAACCCGATTCGCAGTCGTTCAGCGACGCGTCGGCCTTTGGCGTAAAACTGCTCATCCCGATCGATGAATACCAGAAAACGATGCGTTCGGCCAAGTATGGGATCTTATTCGTCATTCTGACATTTGTGTCGTTTTTCTTCATCGAAATTCTTGATCGCCGACGCATTCACCCCGTTCAGTACCTGCTGGTTGGGTTTGCAATCTGTCTGTTTTATCTGCTGCTGCTGTCCATTTCCGAATACACCTCGTTCGACTGGGCCTACCTCATTGGTGGTTGTCTTGTGCTGGCGCTGATTACGTTCTATGTACGCTATGTGTTTCAGAATACACGCTTAACCATTCTTTTCAGTGCCATTCTGGCCTTGTTATATGGCTTCTTTTATTCGCTCCTCCAACTGGAAGATTACTCCCTGTTGCTGGGCAGTTTTGGCCTGTTGCTGATTCTGAGCGTGACGATGTATCTGACCCGGCACGTAAACTGGTATCAAACCTATCAGGCGGCCGAAACAACGGCCTGA
- a CDS encoding ATP-binding protein has protein sequence MNRLKTADQSLPKTQPETERQYLPEEVQLALSAFDAALNSIVSMTAIRDANGKVVDFRLQTANRAVEQSLFRKPEDIIGTRLLETFPGNVESGLFAVYVRVLETGQSERLIQYYSDKNGLEAWFEVSAAQLSPDGVVVTFMNITAPRRAEHQLAHQAELLHAILDNAQAALSLHTSIRDEHGHICDFRTVLANPQCIAMWGDLAESILAKPFSEVATPTQKIDDFPKYVRVVETGEPDTTEFPIDDQWWIRITTKAGDGVVIANLNVTENRRYQQQLEAANRELKRSNENLQSFAYIASHDLQEPLRKIQSFGDMLNDRYSAKLGPEGGELISRMQAAASRMSLLIRDLLDYSRISSQRNAFRSFALAKLLDDIIEDLWHPIQESKARIELAELPELIGDRLQLRQLFQNLLSNALKFYRTDASGLPIPPLIRVSSRLMTPEELPKELAKDLRLDRAYWTIDVTDNGIGFEQHYAEQIFQVFQRLHTRQQFSGTGIGLAVVKKVVEQHDGAIRAQSRPGEGTTFTVYLPA, from the coding sequence ATGAATCGGTTGAAGACTGCTGACCAGTCATTGCCAAAAACGCAGCCTGAAACTGAGCGCCAGTATTTACCCGAAGAGGTTCAGTTAGCCTTGTCGGCTTTTGATGCTGCCCTGAATAGCATTGTTTCTATGACTGCCATTCGGGATGCCAATGGGAAGGTTGTTGATTTCAGGCTTCAAACGGCCAACCGGGCTGTTGAGCAAAGTTTGTTTCGAAAGCCAGAAGACATTATCGGAACACGATTGCTCGAAACGTTTCCCGGTAATGTAGAATCGGGCTTGTTTGCTGTGTATGTACGGGTGCTGGAGACTGGCCAGAGTGAGCGGTTAATTCAATACTATAGCGACAAAAATGGCCTGGAAGCCTGGTTTGAGGTGTCGGCCGCACAGTTGAGCCCCGATGGGGTAGTGGTCACCTTCATGAATATAACGGCTCCTAGGCGAGCCGAACATCAGTTAGCCCATCAGGCCGAGTTGCTGCATGCTATCCTGGATAATGCGCAGGCGGCTCTTTCGCTTCATACATCCATACGCGACGAACACGGGCACATTTGCGATTTCAGAACGGTGTTGGCCAATCCGCAATGCATAGCAATGTGGGGCGATTTGGCCGAATCGATCCTGGCGAAACCGTTTTCGGAAGTAGCAACGCCAACGCAGAAAATTGACGATTTCCCGAAGTATGTACGGGTTGTAGAAACGGGCGAACCCGACACGACCGAATTTCCTATTGATGACCAATGGTGGATTCGGATCACGACTAAAGCGGGCGATGGGGTCGTGATTGCCAATCTGAACGTTACCGAAAACCGTCGGTACCAACAGCAGCTCGAAGCGGCCAACCGGGAGCTGAAACGCTCGAACGAAAACCTTCAGTCGTTTGCCTACATTGCCAGTCATGATTTGCAGGAACCGCTGCGGAAGATTCAGTCGTTTGGCGATATGCTGAACGATCGATATTCGGCTAAACTTGGGCCGGAAGGTGGCGAACTGATTAGCCGAATGCAGGCAGCCGCCAGCCGAATGTCGCTACTGATTCGGGACCTGCTCGACTATTCCCGAATTTCATCGCAGCGAAATGCGTTTCGTTCGTTTGCTCTGGCAAAACTTCTCGATGATATAATTGAAGACCTTTGGCATCCGATTCAGGAATCGAAAGCCCGAATTGAACTGGCCGAGCTCCCCGAATTGATCGGCGATCGGCTTCAGTTGCGCCAGTTGTTTCAGAATCTATTGTCGAATGCACTGAAATTTTACCGAACCGATGCGTCTGGGTTGCCGATACCACCCCTTATACGAGTGTCGTCGCGGTTGATGACTCCCGAGGAGCTACCCAAAGAGCTTGCAAAAGATTTGCGGCTCGATCGGGCTTACTGGACCATCGATGTTACTGATAATGGTATTGGTTTTGAACAGCACTATGCCGAACAGATTTTTCAGGTTTTTCAGCGGTTACACACCCGGCAGCAGTTTTCGGGGACCGGAATTGGTCTGGCTGTTGTCAAAAAAGTTGTTGAGCAACACGATGGTGCTATCCGCGCCCAGAGCCGTCCGGGAGAGGGAACAACATTTACGGTTTATCTGCCCGCTTAA
- a CDS encoding N-acetylmuramoyl-L-alanine amidase-like domain-containing protein: protein MINLFTAFFLLLTPAALLAQESAPDDLKAVTIAGGRTPAETVVNIGKQLIGRPYVAHTLDENQTEQLVVNVREFDCTTYVETVLALALSWHELPDKNNSTALDQTFRKFLTKLRYRDGRIDGYASRLHYFSDWLRDNERKGLILDVTRDMPGSIVVAKPVSYMTTATYKYPRLTDPAIYKQVALAESELSQQPFHFIPKKNIRQAESQLREGDIVMLTAARPGLDMKHVGFAVRQPNGRIHLLHASSEQGEVVITAYPLSDYVFSHKRLSGIRVARLRPANTVATASINGGH, encoded by the coding sequence ATGATAAACCTGTTTACTGCCTTTTTTCTGCTTCTAACACCAGCAGCGCTGCTGGCTCAGGAGAGTGCTCCCGATGACCTGAAAGCAGTAACTATTGCCGGTGGCAGAACACCTGCCGAAACAGTCGTCAACATCGGGAAACAACTTATAGGACGACCTTATGTAGCTCACACGCTCGACGAAAACCAAACCGAGCAACTGGTGGTCAATGTTCGGGAGTTTGACTGCACAACCTATGTTGAAACCGTTCTGGCACTTGCCCTGTCCTGGCACGAACTGCCCGACAAAAACAATTCGACAGCACTGGATCAGACTTTTCGGAAATTTCTGACCAAACTTCGCTACCGCGACGGGCGTATTGATGGCTACGCAAGCCGATTGCATTATTTTTCGGATTGGCTGCGCGATAATGAGCGTAAAGGATTAATTCTGGATGTTACGCGCGATATGCCGGGAAGCATTGTGGTTGCTAAACCCGTTTCGTACATGACAACGGCAACCTACAAATATCCCCGCCTGACCGATCCCGCCATTTATAAACAGGTAGCTCTGGCCGAATCAGAACTGAGCCAGCAACCGTTTCATTTTATTCCTAAAAAGAATATCCGTCAGGCGGAATCGCAGTTGCGCGAAGGCGACATTGTAATGCTGACCGCAGCCCGGCCTGGCCTCGATATGAAACACGTTGGCTTTGCCGTTCGGCAACCGAATGGGCGCATTCATCTGCTCCATGCGTCGTCGGAACAGGGCGAGGTGGTTATTACCGCTTACCCACTGAGCGATTATGTTTTCTCGCACAAACGGCTGTCGGGCATTCGCGTTGCGCGGTTGCGCCCGGCCAATACAGTAGCAACGGCCTCGATCAACGGCGGACACTAA